A single window of Martelella sp. NC20 DNA harbors:
- a CDS encoding multidrug effflux MFS transporter yields MSKAPATRPLMSEGRTSFLGAALSMLGPISLSLYTPAMPALTEAFATTEAAIKLSLSLYFGGFAFAMLATGPMADAFGRRRTVVGFLALYLIGSIMATFAVGVPMLLAGRLVQGIGASVGMTVGRAIVRDQFTGEPAARILNMLGIMLAVGPAIAPTFGGIILYLIGWKAIFVTMIGFGLTLGALVLLLMAETGQPDRAKARPLPLLKAYGRLLRNQHFMASSLIIAASTGSLYALASILPFVMINLAGLSPSQFGLGMLMQTGCYFSGSVIFRIALRWFTSRAMVGFGLVFVGIGAVALAISTEVLPISYLSVMLPVGCFAFGIAFLMPYITNAALLPFPDIAGSASAMMGFMQMGSGLVTGMIAAALGSPVLAMQIMVPAMGAIAVICYLWLRLVEGRGPDAEEPAEQQTSGDDWSEKPRSIAAMK; encoded by the coding sequence ATGAGCAAGGCTCCCGCAACGCGACCGCTGATGAGTGAGGGCCGCACAAGCTTTTTAGGCGCGGCGCTCTCCATGCTCGGGCCGATCTCGCTGTCGCTCTACACCCCGGCCATGCCGGCGCTGACGGAGGCCTTTGCCACCACAGAGGCGGCGATCAAGCTTTCGCTCTCGCTCTATTTCGGCGGCTTCGCCTTCGCCATGCTCGCCACCGGTCCGATGGCGGATGCGTTCGGGCGGCGGCGCACGGTCGTGGGGTTCCTGGCGCTCTATCTGATCGGCAGCATCATGGCCACCTTCGCCGTCGGCGTGCCGATGCTGCTGGCCGGGCGGCTGGTGCAGGGCATCGGCGCATCGGTCGGGATGACCGTCGGACGCGCGATCGTGCGCGACCAGTTCACCGGCGAACCGGCGGCGCGGATCCTCAACATGCTCGGCATCATGCTCGCCGTCGGACCGGCGATCGCGCCGACATTCGGCGGCATCATCCTGTACCTGATCGGCTGGAAGGCAATCTTCGTCACCATGATCGGCTTCGGCCTGACGCTCGGCGCGCTGGTGCTGCTGCTGATGGCGGAGACCGGCCAGCCCGATCGCGCCAAGGCCCGGCCGCTGCCGCTTCTGAAGGCCTATGGCCGGCTGTTGCGCAACCAGCATTTCATGGCCTCCTCGCTGATCATCGCCGCTTCCACCGGCTCGCTTTACGCGCTGGCCTCGATCCTACCCTTCGTGATGATCAATCTTGCGGGTCTGTCGCCCTCGCAATTCGGCCTCGGCATGCTGATGCAGACCGGCTGCTATTTCTCCGGCTCGGTGATCTTCCGTATCGCGCTTCGCTGGTTTACCTCGCGCGCCATGGTCGGCTTCGGCCTGGTGTTCGTCGGCATCGGCGCGGTTGCGCTTGCGATTTCGACCGAGGTTCTGCCGATCTCCTATCTTTCGGTGATGCTGCCGGTCGGCTGTTTTGCCTTCGGCATCGCCTTCCTGATGCCCTATATCACCAATGCCGCGCTGCTGCCGTTTCCCGATATCGCCGGCTCCGCCTCGGCGATGATGGGCTTCATGCAGATGGGCTCCGGCCTCGTCACCGGCATGATCGCCGCCGCCCTCGGCTCCCCGGTGCTGGCAATGCAGATCATGGTGCCGGCGATGGGCGCGATCGCGGTGATCTGCTATCTCTGGCTGCGGCTGGTCGAGGGGAGAGGCCCCGACGCGGAGGAACCCGCAGAACAGCAGACTTCCGGAGACGACTGGAGCGAAAAACCCCGGTCGATCGCGGCGATGAAATAG
- a CDS encoding MarR family winged helix-turn-helix transcriptional regulator gives MTQASVDRLGFLLSDVARLFRAAFEREIAKSGLGITPGEARALARIAAINGVRQSEIAVALGIEPMTLSRYVDGLEKAGLIKRKTDPKDGRAKCVTTTEKAGDVLAVIRAHADDLVLRLQAGLDESDKQALTRALRTMRDNFAQL, from the coding sequence ATGACGCAAGCTTCGGTCGACAGGCTTGGCTTCCTGCTGAGCGATGTCGCGCGGCTGTTTCGCGCGGCCTTCGAACGCGAGATCGCAAAAAGCGGCCTTGGCATCACGCCGGGCGAGGCGCGCGCGCTGGCCCGCATTGCCGCGATCAACGGCGTACGCCAGAGCGAGATCGCGGTGGCGCTCGGCATCGAGCCGATGACGCTGTCGCGCTATGTCGACGGGCTGGAAAAGGCCGGGCTGATCAAACGCAAGACCGACCCGAAGGACGGGCGCGCCAAATGCGTGACCACCACGGAAAAGGCCGGCGACGTGCTGGCGGTCATCCGCGCGCACGCCGACGATCTGGTCTTGCGCCTGCAGGCGGGCCTTGACGAAAGTGACAAGCAGGCACTCACCAGGGCGCTGAGAACCATGCGCGACAATTTCGCGCAGCTTTGA
- a CDS encoding M3 family metallopeptidase, which produces MTDEINSALIRWQGFSGLPEFDRIAEGDFTAAFDWAMADHDREIDAIATNPDAPDFVNTVEALEVSGDALSRVSAVFFTRAGADTNPEIQKIEREVVPKLSGHYSAIGANKALFQRIDTLWQGRDALGLTGEQLRVLERHWKGFVRSGAKLEGAEQERLAAVNRRLAELGAAFGQNVLADESGWALFLSEPDELAGLPDFLVDAMAGAATGRGRDGEYAVTLSRSIVEPFLTLSARRDLREKAFRAWTARGLSGGEHDNREIMKETLALRAEKAALLGYENFAALKLDNTMAKTANAVDMLLMDVWEKAVKAAAADEAELRELAAEDGYNGEIEAWDWRYYAEKLKARKFAFSESEVKPYLQLEKVIEACFSVAERLFGIHAVARPDVTAYHPDVRVYEIRNADDDVIALFLGDYFNRTSKRSGAWMNALQSQHRLTLPNGDEGEMPIVINVCNFAKPGAGKPALLSLDDARTLFHEFGHALHGMLSDVTYPSVSGTGVDRDFVELPSQLNEHWLTTPEVLKTYALHAETGEAMPDALMEKVFAAATFGQAHATVEYTACAIVDMRLHTAEHPPADPVAFQDGVLNAIGMPKAIAMRHAIPHFLHIFSGDGYSAGYYSYMWSEVLDADAFEAFVEAGDVFDQTTASRLKTEILTKGGSVAPEAAYQAFRGRMPGPAAMLKGRGLV; this is translated from the coding sequence ATGACCGACGAGATCAACAGCGCCCTCATCCGCTGGCAAGGATTTTCGGGCCTGCCCGAATTCGACCGCATCGCAGAGGGCGATTTCACCGCTGCCTTTGACTGGGCGATGGCCGACCATGATCGCGAGATCGACGCGATCGCGACCAACCCGGATGCCCCCGATTTCGTCAACACGGTGGAGGCGCTCGAGGTTTCAGGCGATGCGCTGTCGCGCGTCAGCGCGGTGTTCTTCACCAGGGCCGGGGCCGATACCAATCCGGAAATCCAGAAGATCGAGCGCGAGGTCGTGCCGAAACTCTCCGGCCATTACTCCGCGATCGGCGCCAACAAGGCGTTGTTTCAGCGCATCGACACGCTCTGGCAGGGGCGCGATGCGCTGGGACTGACCGGCGAGCAGCTGCGCGTGCTGGAGCGCCACTGGAAGGGCTTCGTCCGCTCCGGCGCGAAGCTTGAGGGCGCAGAGCAGGAGCGGCTTGCCGCCGTTAACCGCAGGCTTGCGGAGCTTGGCGCCGCCTTCGGCCAGAACGTGCTTGCCGACGAAAGCGGCTGGGCGCTGTTCCTGAGCGAGCCTGACGAACTTGCGGGCCTTCCCGACTTTCTGGTCGACGCGATGGCGGGGGCCGCCACCGGGCGCGGCCGAGACGGCGAATATGCCGTCACCCTGTCGCGCTCGATCGTGGAGCCGTTCCTGACGCTGTCTGCCCGGCGCGACCTGCGCGAAAAGGCGTTCCGCGCCTGGACCGCGCGCGGCCTTTCCGGCGGCGAGCATGACAATCGCGAAATCATGAAGGAAACGCTGGCGTTGCGCGCTGAAAAGGCCGCACTCCTCGGCTACGAGAATTTCGCCGCGCTGAAGCTCGACAACACCATGGCCAAGACGGCGAATGCCGTCGACATGCTGTTGATGGATGTCTGGGAAAAGGCCGTGAAGGCTGCCGCCGCCGACGAGGCGGAATTGCGGGAACTGGCCGCCGAAGACGGCTATAATGGCGAGATCGAGGCCTGGGACTGGCGCTATTATGCCGAGAAGCTGAAGGCCCGCAAATTCGCTTTTTCGGAGAGCGAGGTGAAACCCTATCTCCAGCTTGAAAAGGTCATCGAGGCCTGCTTTTCGGTGGCCGAGCGGCTGTTCGGCATCCACGCCGTGGCCAGGCCGGATGTGACGGCCTATCACCCCGATGTGCGGGTCTATGAAATCCGAAACGCCGACGATGACGTGATCGCACTGTTCCTCGGCGATTATTTCAACCGCACCTCGAAGCGGTCCGGCGCCTGGATGAACGCGCTGCAGAGCCAGCACCGACTGACGCTGCCGAACGGTGATGAGGGCGAGATGCCGATCGTGATCAATGTCTGCAATTTCGCCAAGCCCGGCGCCGGAAAGCCCGCACTGCTGTCGCTGGACGACGCCCGCACGCTGTTCCACGAATTCGGTCATGCGCTGCACGGCATGCTGTCGGATGTCACCTATCCCTCGGTCTCGGGCACCGGCGTCGATCGCGATTTCGTGGAACTGCCCTCCCAGCTCAATGAACACTGGCTGACCACGCCCGAAGTGCTGAAGACCTATGCGCTGCACGCGGAAACCGGCGAGGCGATGCCGGATGCGCTGATGGAAAAGGTGTTTGCCGCCGCGACCTTCGGTCAGGCCCATGCCACCGTCGAATATACCGCCTGCGCGATCGTCGACATGCGTCTTCATACCGCGGAACACCCGCCGGCCGATCCGGTGGCGTTTCAGGACGGCGTGCTCAATGCGATCGGGATGCCGAAGGCGATCGCGATGCGCCATGCGATCCCGCATTTCCTGCATATCTTCTCGGGCGATGGCTATTCCGCAGGATATTATTCCTACATGTGGTCCGAAGTGCTCGACGCCGACGCCTTCGAGGCCTTCGTGGAAGCGGGCGATGTCTTCGATCAGACGACCGCCAGCCGGCTCAAGACGGAAATCCTGACAAAGGGCGGCTCGGTTGCCCCCGAGGCGGCCTATCAGGCGTTTCGCGGCCGCATGCCGGGCCCGGCGGCAATGCTGAAGGGCAGGGGGCTGGTGTAG
- a CDS encoding carbohydrate kinase family protein: MILCCGEALIDMLPRETTGGEPAFSPYAGGAVCNTAVALARLGRPTGFFSGLSSDLMGDIIRDKLDASKVDHSYVATSDRPTTLAFVKLVNGSASYAFYDENTAGRMITEDDLPVIGDDCSAMHFGAISLIPEPCGSTYEALLMREAEKRVISLDPNIRPSFITDAEKHRARIERMAAKSDILKFSDEDLDWFGLDGSLDDKARRWIAAGASLVVITRGSDSAIGYTATEKVEVPSEKVEVVDTVGAGDTFDAGILASLDLAGLLTKDKVKSLSADAIRDALALGAKAAAVTVSRAGANPPFAHEIGL, from the coding sequence ATGATCCTGTGCTGCGGCGAAGCCCTTATCGACATGCTGCCCCGTGAGACCACCGGCGGCGAGCCGGCGTTCTCGCCCTATGCCGGCGGCGCGGTCTGCAACACGGCGGTGGCCCTTGCCCGGCTCGGCCGGCCGACCGGCTTCTTCTCCGGCCTTTCATCGGACCTGATGGGCGATATCATTCGTGACAAGCTCGACGCCTCGAAGGTCGACCATTCCTATGTCGCAACCTCCGACCGGCCGACCACGCTCGCCTTCGTCAAGCTGGTGAACGGCTCGGCAAGCTACGCCTTCTACGACGAGAACACCGCCGGCCGGATGATCACCGAGGACGACCTGCCGGTGATCGGCGATGATTGCAGCGCGATGCATTTCGGCGCGATCAGCCTGATCCCGGAGCCCTGCGGGTCGACCTATGAGGCGCTGCTGATGCGCGAGGCGGAAAAGCGCGTAATCTCGCTCGACCCGAATATCCGCCCAAGCTTCATCACCGACGCCGAAAAGCATCGCGCCCGGATCGAGCGGATGGCGGCGAAATCCGACATTCTGAAATTCTCCGACGAGGACCTCGACTGGTTCGGACTGGACGGCTCGCTCGACGACAAGGCGCGCCGCTGGATCGCGGCCGGCGCCAGTCTTGTCGTCATCACCCGCGGCAGTGACAGCGCGATCGGTTACACGGCCACGGAAAAGGTCGAAGTCCCCAGCGAAAAGGTCGAGGTGGTCGACACCGTCGGCGCCGGCGACACTTTCGACGCCGGCATCCTCGCCTCGCTCGATCTCGCCGGCCTCCTGACCAAGGACAAGGTGAAGTCGCTTTCAGCCGACGCCATCCGCGATGCGCTGGCGCTCGGCGCAAAAGCCGCCGCCGTCACCGTATCCCGCGCCGGCGCCAACCCGCCCTTCGCGCACGAAATCGGGCTGTGA
- a CDS encoding orotate phosphoribosyltransferase, whose product MTSASFTEPVVMADLMARMLWEIEAVHFSPDEPYKLSSGLVSPVYIDCRRLISFPRIRSTLMDFAAAKIMSEAGFEQFDCVAGGETAGIPFAAFLADRLDLPMIYCRKKPKGYGKNAQIEGHMNEGARVLVIEDLTTAGGSMFNFINAIRDAGGIVKHGMALFYYDIFTEAGKRFESGGVDLHYIATWRNVLAVAREKKRFDAKTLDSVADFLDRPMAWSKARGGVDVLPV is encoded by the coding sequence ATGACGAGCGCGAGTTTTACCGAGCCGGTGGTGATGGCCGATCTGATGGCCCGCATGCTGTGGGAGATCGAGGCGGTGCATTTTTCCCCCGATGAGCCCTACAAGCTTTCCTCCGGTCTGGTGAGCCCGGTCTATATCGACTGCCGTCGGCTGATTTCCTTTCCCCGAATCCGCTCCACCCTGATGGATTTCGCCGCCGCAAAGATCATGAGCGAGGCCGGCTTCGAACAGTTCGACTGCGTGGCCGGCGGCGAGACCGCGGGCATTCCCTTTGCCGCCTTCCTCGCCGACCGTCTCGACCTGCCGATGATCTATTGCCGCAAGAAGCCGAAGGGCTACGGCAAGAACGCCCAGATCGAGGGCCATATGAACGAGGGCGCGAGGGTGCTGGTGATCGAGGACCTGACCACGGCGGGCGGCTCGATGTTCAACTTCATCAATGCGATCCGCGATGCCGGCGGTATCGTGAAGCATGGCATGGCACTGTTCTACTACGATATTTTCACCGAAGCCGGGAAACGATTCGAGAGTGGCGGCGTTGACCTCCATTACATCGCGACCTGGCGGAACGTGCTGGCGGTGGCGCGCGAGAAAAAGCGGTTCGATGCGAAAACGCTCGATTCCGTCGCCGATTTCCTCGATCGGCCGATGGCCTGGTCAAAGGCGCGCGGCGGCGTTGACGTGTTGCCCGTCTGA
- the phoB gene encoding phosphate regulon transcriptional regulator PhoB, which yields MVPKIAVVEDEEALSVLLRYNLESEGYEVETISRGDEAEIRLQERVPDLLLLDWMLPGVSGIELCRRLRMRPETERLPIIMLTARGEESERVRGLAIGADDYVVKPFSTPELMARVRAILRRARPEVLSSVLKCGDIELDRETHRVHRKAKEVRLGPTEFRLLEFLMTSPGRVFSRSQLLDGVWGHDIYVDERTVDVHVGRLRKALNFSQMPDVIRTVRGAGYSMEV from the coding sequence ATGGTTCCGAAGATCGCAGTTGTCGAAGATGAAGAAGCGCTGAGCGTCCTGCTGCGCTACAACCTCGAATCCGAAGGCTACGAGGTCGAGACGATCTCGCGCGGCGACGAGGCCGAGATCAGGCTGCAGGAGCGGGTGCCGGACCTTCTGCTGCTCGACTGGATGCTGCCCGGCGTTTCCGGCATCGAGCTTTGCCGGCGCCTGCGCATGCGGCCCGAGACCGAGCGGTTGCCGATCATCATGCTGACGGCGCGCGGCGAGGAGAGCGAGCGGGTGCGCGGCCTTGCGATCGGCGCCGACGACTATGTCGTCAAGCCGTTCTCGACCCCGGAGCTGATGGCCCGGGTCAGGGCGATCCTGCGCCGGGCCCGGCCGGAAGTGCTGTCCAGCGTGCTCAAATGCGGCGATATCGAGCTGGACCGCGAGACCCACCGCGTCCACCGCAAGGCCAAGGAAGTGCGGCTCGGGCCGACCGAGTTCCGGCTTCTGGAATTCCTGATGACCTCGCCGGGCCGGGTATTTTCCCGCTCCCAGCTTCTCGACGGCGTCTGGGGCCACGACATCTATGTCGACGAGCGCACCGTCGACGTCCATGTCGGCCGTCTCAGAAAGGCGCTCAACTTCTCGCAGATGCCGGACGTGATCCGCACCGTGCGCGGCGCGGGCTATTCGATGGAAGTGTGA